In the genome of Lactuca sativa cultivar Salinas chromosome 3, Lsat_Salinas_v11, whole genome shotgun sequence, the window TCTTTTCTTAAGCCAGTAAGTTATTACTACTTTTGAAAAATCTATGAAATTTGGAATGGAACATAAAATAATCCAAAGTACAAAAGCTAAAACAAtggtttttatatatattttgagTAACTTTCTACAATAATTATAAAATacgttttaataaaatattagttaattcaaaataatcaacaaGAAGCAGCTAACAATAATACTTTAAAAATCATttgatcttcttctccatctTTTCAGATCAAGGTAGTTGATTAGTAGTACCAATTAGTGAACACACATCTTTTGAAAAGCCAACGCGTAACTAATCATTAAATGCATATACTTTCTCAATCATATAAAGTATACATGATTTGATTTGGTTTGATTGATGGAAAATGTCTTGACTAGATATACATATACTCGATCTTACCATATATACGTACCCTATAATTAAACTTATGAATTCTCACGGGTCCACATCAATAGTACTATAACTTCATTAATTAACAATCACCATAACATATGTCAATTTTTTAGCATGAAAATAAAGTTAAACACAAACAAAAACAAAGTATATATATTACGTACCTCAATGGAAGGCATGGTGACTGATACATGAAGATCTTTACCACCATTAACAGCTTCCATCATTGTGATACAGTGAGAGCTCTCAACATTCTGAGCTGGATCTTGACCTGTGGCTAAGTACACAGCCGAGACTATATTGCTAGCATGCGCATTGAAACCTCCAAGTGCACCAGCCATGGCAGATCCTGTAAGATTCTTGAGCATGTTTAGTTCAACTAAAGAAGCAACACTCGTTTTCAACACCTTTTGGACCACGTCTTCTTTGATCACTGCCTCACAAACCACAGATTTCCCACGACCTTCTATCCAGTTCACTGCAGCAGGTTTCTTGTCGGAGCAATAGTTTCCTATAATATATATTGTAACAAACATATATAAATTTTTGTTGTATATAATAAAAACTTCATGAGGGATTATAAATTATAGTTATTAAATATACCAGAGATGCCCATGACGTCCATATCGGGGAAATCAGTTTGAAGGAAATCAAGAACATTTTGGACACCTTTTGAGACCATGTTCATTCCCATGGCGTCACCGGTGCTGCAACAAAACCTTATGTAAAGATTCTTGCCGGCGATTGCACATCGTATGCTTTGTAGTCTTCCAAATCTGCTTgatctgtaaaaaaaaaaaaaaacaattttttatttagtTGAAAAGGCTGTAGTATTCCATATGTTTCTAGATGCTTATTTTGGAATAAAATAGTGTGACATAAACATGTAAAAAACAACAGGAGTAACGTTTATTTTATAGTTTGATCAATATTTGAATATGAAATATCTAGAATTTTGGACAAAAGTATAAAATCATTTATCATAAAGttaaaataatcaatctttatgtTAAAAATATGTCtaaaataaatttaaatcaaGCAATGAATATGAATCACGTTCAAACGTCGACTGGCTGAGTCATGAACGCGCATCGATTTCTGTGTACACCTACCCACCTCTCATTCTTGCctttttactttttttaatttttgttttaacttattattgtttAACTTTTTGCTTTAAACTTTAGAAATGTATTGATCTGTTACCTTTCAATGGTAATGAATATGTTTGTATCTGACAATTTAATTAACATTTGAAATTCATGTAATATAATTCATAGAAAATTTTTATTTACTTCGAATTTAATACGAAAATGAAAGGTTAACAAAAAGGAATACGTAATTTGGTAACTACACATACCGACTTATTAATCAGCCAAACAAACAGGGTAAGGATAAACGACACTTTTAGCTTATAGTGAAGTTGTTTGGGCTTCTTATAGTCTCTTTATATTTATTGTCTCTACATATTAATGACTTTCTCTCATGTACTGTCGAATAGACAATTGTCAACGAGCAATTTAATTAAAGGAGGACCAAATATATTAACTAATAAGCATCGGTTTCATCATACAAACTTTATATATATTCATAAAGGTTCTTGATTTATCAAAAAATTGACATACTATCTAGATTTTAAAAAGCATACTCCATTGTGTAAAAATATAAAATCATACAAGATTCATTAGGAAAGGtataggattaaatatgatttttgagataatttaaaaaaaaaaaaaaaaacagaacttTTGAATATTCTAAAAAGGTATATGATGTAATCGTTTAAGAAAAACTATTTGAGAGTACATCTTTTAAAAGCTTGGTAGTTCATAACACAAAAACCTAATACTATTGTTTTTTATCATGtaaaaaattaatatttgataaaattattatgattagtttttatttttatttttattttagtaaAAGATATTCTGAATATTATATGATTCTAATCAGATAAATTATAAATGCCTGTTTAAATACTtggatttaaaataataataataataaatgagaAAATACGTTACGAGATTTAAACAAAAGCACTGACTTGTTAAACATAACGGCAAGAGTGTCGAAATTCAACGGATcttccaagaacatcttcaactcCGCCGCCCTCTTTGCGCTGCCGAACCTCACCACCGGCGCCCTTGTCATCCCATCTTTCAGCAGCATACAGGTGGCGCCACCGGAGACATAGATAGCTTTGCATCCTCTGTTGGTGCTAGCAACAAGACACCCCTCCGTCGTCGCCATTGGAACGGAAAACTCCGCCCCATTCAAAAGCAATGGCCCTGCAATCCCTACCGGAATCTGAATATACCCCACCGGCATCTCACAGCACTGCCCCAAAATGGAATCGTAATCAAACCCTTCAAGAGGCAACCCGGATAAAGATTTCCCGGTTATCCTCTGAAGAGCCTCCCGTCGTACTGCTGCCGCCCTTTTGCTGTCTCCGAGTTTTGACTCGAGGGAATACGACGGAACTGAACCTGCGACCACCATCTTCACGATTTCCTCATCTTCCTCCGATGTGTGCTCAATGGCGGGTGGTGGTTTCTTCTTCTCCACAACGCTTTCCGCCACATCCGTCGTGGGCATAATGTGGGGAACCAAGGCTTGCCCGCATGGCTTAACAGGCTTATCATCGTCGATCATGAGTTGATCTGAATTATCATCTTCAATTTCCCACGAATCAGGTGAAGGACGGATAACAGATTGCACGAAATCGATGCCGAAGAAGCCAAGGAGGTAGATGACTGAGGCGACGAGGGAGACAAGGGCGGCGAGTTCCGACAAGGTGACGACATGAAGAGGGACGGAGTTACGGATCTTCTCACGCCATCTATGAAGGAGGAAGTACATGACGGAGAAGAAAAGAGTGAAGAAGAGGCCATTGGTAAGGTAAAGTGGGAGTGGGAGGGCGTCGGAGGCTTTTGGTTGGTTGTGGGGTTTTAGAAGTTCGCCGGCGGTATGTGATTTCACCGATCGGTGGTGCGATTGATGCTTGATCGGACGCCGGCGAACGTCCATTTTAGATCGTGGGTAAGATCTGAAACCGGAGAGAGGTGGTGTCAGTAGATTGTTAAGGGAGGTTTGGCCGTGTGGATGGTGGAATGAAGGTGTAGAAGTAATTTATAGAGAGGGACAGATAGAAAAACATGAAGCCCATGTACCACGTGTGCTTCAAATAATAGCAACTTCCATTCCATTTACTAAAATTACATCACGATCCTTCGATCTTTCActtttttaccttttaaaattacTATAATTTTCTCATCTTCTTATATATGTCTTTTATCGCCTTCATCCTCGGCATTTCATGTgcaaaatatcataaaatcaaaTATAATCACAAAACCAAATTAACCAAAACCACCCAAGGTCGGATATTTACGTTTACACAATATAGAAACCAAAGCCTCATCCGATATACTTGCCACAGTTGCTCTTCTTATTCTCACCCTCCTCAATCTTGGTTGCCACCAAAAACCAACAACACTCATCAAGGGTTTTGATTCTTGTATATGGTTCAATAGTCTGGCTATTATTGCAATTGCTAGGTTTGCACCTATTGCAAACATATTTTCATTGTACATATAAGATGTTATTGCAAGGTTTGCACCTATTGCAAACATATTTTCATTGTACATACAAGGTGTTGTTTAGTTCATAGagttagagttagagttcaaATTGGATTGAAATTGAAATTCCAAATGCAAAAGAAATTTGTCCAAGAGCATATTCTGTTTGGTTGAAAGAAAATGGAATTTGAATTAATTTCAGATTGTGTTTGGTTTGCAAGAAATGAAATTGGAATCTATGTAAAATAATATATTTGTCACTTTTGTCTGTTTTGTTCACTTTTATTTTGTTTTCTAACTTATATGTAAagatatattatataaattataaaaatagtatatatatattttattgattgaacattcatatcaatatATTACGAAAATCATGTTAATAAACATTATAACTTATGTAACGCCATGTTTCGGATCGTTATGTAATTCATGATAGTGGGTCGTAATTCGATGATGTTTAGACCTTGGGGATTTAAGGAGGTAATGATTGGGCCTTGTTGGAAGATGAAATTCTTGGTTATGGGATCTAGACCTTG includes:
- the LOC111896566 gene encoding 3-hydroxy-3-methylglutaryl coenzyme A reductase 2-B, with the translated sequence MDVRRRPIKHQSHHRSVKSHTAGELLKPHNQPKASDALPLPLYLTNGLFFTLFFSVMYFLLHRWREKIRNSVPLHVVTLSELAALVSLVASVIYLLGFFGIDFVQSVIRPSPDSWEIEDDNSDQLMIDDDKPVKPCGQALVPHIMPTTDVAESVVEKKKPPPAIEHTSEEDEEIVKMVVAGSVPSYSLESKLGDSKRAAAVRREALQRITGKSLSGLPLEGFDYDSILGQCCEMPVGYIQIPVGIAGPLLLNGAEFSVPMATTEGCLVASTNRGCKAIYVSGGATCMLLKDGMTRAPVVRFGSAKRAAELKMFLEDPLNFDTLAVMFNKSSRFGRLQSIRCAIAGKNLYIRFCCSTGDAMGMNMVSKGVQNVLDFLQTDFPDMDVMGISGNYCSDKKPAAVNWIEGRGKSVVCEAVIKEDVVQKVLKTSVASLVELNMLKNLTGSAMAGALGGFNAHASNIVSAVYLATGQDPAQNVESSHCITMMEAVNGGKDLHVSVTMPSIEVGTVGGGTQLASQAACLNLLGVKGASKDEPGSNARVLATIVAGSVLAGELSLMSAIAAGQLVKSHMKYNRSTRDMSKLASS